In one Bosea sp. RAC05 genomic region, the following are encoded:
- a CDS encoding chromosome segregation SMC family protein — protein MQLTRLRLTGFKTFVEPTEFLIEPGLTGIVGPNGCGKSNLVEALRWVMGESSFKNMRGSGMDDVIFAGSNERPGRNMAEVALTLDNSDRKAPSAFNETDVLEVTRRIEREEGSTYRVNGKEVRARDVQLLFADAATGARSPALVRQGQISEIISAKPQSRRRILEDAAGIAGLHSRRHEAELRLRGAEENLTRLEDVLGEIDGQIESLQRQARQASRYRSLAADIRRAEATLALIAHHLARGQEAEAERALEAAVRLVAERTGLQAEAARHQAVAAHGLPGLREGEAAAAAALVRLKRGLDELEAENRRARQRAEELDRRLSELQGDLGRQESVARDAAESLARLAQEDAALAREGEGSAGSAEAAAAVLAQAEAALSAAEADHGAAQGALSELAARRGALERALREGREREARAQQERDRLLRDQAALDAGSAALPLEPLQSAVAAAEAALREADAAAAAARAALAASRERETQLRAPLAEADRAAQRLDTEIGTLRKLLAPASGDRWPAVLEALSVAKGYEIALGAALGDDLEAATDAAAPSHWLNTGGGETDPALPAGAEPLAAHVRGPAALRRRLAQIGVVARGDGPRLRALLQPGQRLVSREGDLWRWDGLTGAAEAPSPAARRLAEKNRLGDLEQAAQAAQAAAATARQALDGATSEARAAAQAEAATLEAARLARRALDQARERFAAAERKAGEVAARRSALSEAIGRLGQTMAEAAAHATAQDQALAELPASAALESRLLEARVALGERRIAASDARARVQTLKREAELRAQRRQAIAADTGAWRERAARSGQTAEETRRRIETVTAERAALLEAPDTFLSERRRLVAEIEEAESQRRAAADRLAQGEAALAEADRQARIALEGLAGARETRAAAEAKREAARQRVADVARQIEEGLETSLDRLATVAGLKAGDTPPAQEEVERRLAGLKAERERLGAVNLRAEDELTEIRGKREGLTAERDDLSEAVRRLRQAISALNREGRERLLAAFEIVNGQFQRLFSVLFGGGMAELKLVDAEDPLDAGLEIFARPPGKKTQVMTLLSGGEQALTATALIFAVFLTNPSPICVLDEVDAPLDDANVERYCDLLDEMARETRTRFILITHNPITMARMDRLFGVTMAERGVSQMVSVDLATAERIRDAV, from the coding sequence ATGCAGCTAACGCGCCTCAGGCTGACCGGCTTCAAGACCTTCGTCGAGCCGACGGAGTTCCTGATCGAGCCTGGCCTGACCGGCATCGTCGGCCCCAATGGCTGCGGCAAATCCAATCTCGTCGAAGCCCTGCGCTGGGTGATGGGCGAAAGCTCGTTCAAGAACATGCGCGGCTCGGGGATGGACGACGTCATCTTCGCGGGCTCGAACGAGCGCCCCGGCCGCAACATGGCCGAAGTGGCGCTGACGCTGGACAACAGCGACCGCAAGGCTCCCTCCGCCTTCAACGAGACCGACGTTCTCGAGGTCACCCGCCGGATCGAGCGCGAGGAGGGCTCGACCTATCGTGTCAACGGCAAGGAGGTGCGCGCGCGCGACGTGCAACTGCTCTTCGCCGATGCCGCGACGGGCGCCCGCTCGCCCGCTCTGGTGCGGCAGGGCCAGATCTCCGAGATCATCTCCGCCAAGCCGCAATCGCGCCGGCGCATCCTCGAGGACGCAGCCGGCATCGCGGGCCTCCACAGCCGCCGCCACGAGGCCGAGCTGCGGCTGCGCGGCGCCGAGGAGAACCTGACGCGCCTGGAGGACGTGCTGGGCGAGATCGACGGGCAGATCGAGTCGCTGCAGCGGCAGGCGCGGCAGGCCTCGCGTTATCGCAGCCTCGCCGCCGACATCCGCCGGGCCGAGGCGACGCTGGCGCTGATCGCGCACCATCTGGCGCGCGGCCAGGAAGCGGAGGCCGAACGGGCGCTGGAGGCGGCGGTGCGCCTCGTCGCCGAACGCACCGGCCTGCAGGCGGAAGCCGCCCGGCACCAGGCCGTGGCGGCGCACGGGCTGCCGGGGCTGCGCGAGGGCGAGGCGGCCGCCGCAGCGGCGCTGGTGCGGCTGAAGCGCGGGCTCGACGAGCTGGAAGCGGAAAACCGGCGCGCCCGGCAGCGGGCGGAGGAGCTCGACCGGCGCCTCAGCGAACTCCAGGGCGATCTCGGCCGGCAGGAAAGCGTCGCGCGCGACGCCGCCGAGAGCCTGGCGCGGCTGGCGCAGGAGGATGCGGCACTGGCCCGCGAGGGCGAGGGTTCGGCCGGCAGTGCCGAGGCCGCCGCGGCCGTGCTGGCACAGGCGGAGGCCGCGCTTTCGGCGGCGGAGGCGGACCATGGCGCCGCGCAGGGCGCGCTGTCCGAGCTCGCGGCGCGACGCGGCGCGCTCGAGCGGGCGCTGCGCGAGGGCCGTGAGCGCGAGGCGCGGGCGCAGCAGGAACGCGACCGACTCCTGCGCGACCAGGCCGCGCTCGATGCCGGCAGCGCCGCGCTGCCGCTGGAGCCGCTGCAGAGCGCCGTCGCGGCGGCAGAGGCTGCGCTGCGCGAGGCCGATGCCGCGGCCGCGGCCGCGCGGGCGGCGCTGGCCGCGTCGCGCGAGCGCGAGACCCAGCTGCGGGCCCCTCTGGCCGAGGCCGACCGCGCCGCCCAGCGGCTCGACACCGAGATCGGCACGCTGCGGAAGCTGCTGGCCCCCGCGAGCGGTGACCGCTGGCCGGCGGTGCTGGAAGCCCTCAGCGTGGCGAAGGGCTACGAGATCGCGCTCGGCGCCGCGCTCGGCGACGATCTCGAGGCGGCCACCGACGCCGCCGCGCCCAGCCACTGGCTCAACACCGGCGGCGGCGAGACGGACCCGGCCCTGCCGGCGGGCGCCGAGCCGCTGGCGGCGCATGTGCGCGGACCGGCGGCCCTGCGGCGGCGCCTCGCCCAGATCGGCGTCGTCGCCCGCGGCGACGGGCCCCGCCTGCGCGCGCTGCTGCAGCCGGGCCAGCGGCTGGTGTCGCGCGAGGGCGATCTCTGGCGCTGGGACGGCCTGACCGGCGCGGCCGAGGCGCCCTCCCCCGCCGCCCGCCGGCTCGCCGAGAAGAACCGCCTCGGCGATCTCGAACAGGCGGCGCAGGCGGCCCAGGCGGCGGCGGCCACCGCCCGGCAGGCGCTGGACGGCGCGACCAGCGAGGCCCGGGCCGCGGCCCAGGCCGAGGCGGCGACGCTCGAGGCGGCGCGGCTGGCCCGCCGCGCGCTCGACCAGGCGCGCGAGCGCTTCGCCGCCGCGGAACGCAAGGCCGGCGAGGTCGCCGCGAGACGGTCGGCGCTGAGCGAGGCGATCGGCCGGCTCGGCCAGACGATGGCCGAGGCCGCGGCCCATGCCACCGCGCAGGACCAGGCGCTGGCCGAGCTTCCGGCCTCCGCCGCACTCGAAAGCCGGCTGCTCGAGGCGCGCGTGGCGCTGGGCGAGCGGCGCATCGCGGCATCGGATGCGCGGGCGCGGGTGCAGACACTGAAGCGCGAGGCGGAACTGCGCGCCCAGCGCCGCCAGGCGATCGCCGCCGACACCGGGGCCTGGCGCGAGCGGGCCGCGCGCAGCGGCCAGACCGCCGAGGAGACGCGCCGGCGCATCGAGACGGTCACCGCCGAGCGGGCCGCGCTGCTGGAGGCGCCCGACACCTTCCTGAGCGAGCGGCGCCGGCTCGTCGCCGAGATCGAGGAGGCGGAGAGCCAGCGCCGTGCCGCGGCCGATCGTCTCGCCCAGGGCGAGGCGGCGCTGGCCGAGGCCGACCGGCAGGCGCGGATCGCGCTGGAGGGGCTGGCCGGCGCGCGCGAGACACGGGCGGCGGCAGAGGCCAAGCGGGAAGCGGCGCGCCAGCGCGTCGCCGATGTCGCCCGGCAGATCGAGGAGGGGCTGGAGACCAGCCTCGACCGGCTGGCGACCGTCGCCGGGCTGAAGGCCGGGGACACCCCGCCGGCGCAGGAGGAGGTCGAGCGGCGGCTCGCCGGCCTCAAGGCCGAGCGCGAGCGGCTCGGCGCCGTCAATCTGCGCGCCGAGGACGAGCTGACCGAGATCCGGGGCAAGCGCGAGGGGCTGACCGCCGAGCGCGACGATCTCAGCGAGGCGGTGCGGCGGCTGCGCCAGGCGATCAGCGCGCTCAACCGGGAGGGCCGCGAGCGCCTGCTCGCCGCCTTCGAGATCGTCAACGGCCAGTTCCAGCGGCTCTTTTCCGTGCTGTTCGGCGGCGGCATGGCCGAGCTCAAGCTGGTCGATGCGGAGGACCCGCTCGATGCCGGGCTCGAGATCTTCGCCCGCCCGCCCGGCAAGAAGACGCAGGTGATGACCCTGCTCTCGGGCGGCGAGCAGGCGCTGACCGCGACCGCGCTGATCTTCGCGGTGTTCCTGACCAACCCCTCGCCGATCTGCGTGCTCGACGAGGTCGACGCGCCGCTCGACGACGCCAATGTCGAGCGCTACTGCGACCTGCTCGACGAGATGGCGCGCGAGACGCGCACGCGCTTCATCCTGATCACCCACAATCCGATCACGATGGCGCGGATGGACCGGCTCTTCGGCGTGACGATGGCCGAACGCGGGGTCAGCCAGATGGTCTCCGTCGATCTCGCCACGGCCGAGCGCATCCGGGACGCGGTCTGA
- a CDS encoding AtpZ/AtpI family protein yields the protein MTEPEKNASDSELRARLGSLKAALGRADGNEKPGASPAGEDGAMAGAMSSGLRAATDLAGGIIAGALIGMLADRWLGTSPFLLIIFLVIGAMAGLRSVYRLGSRPTSGSKGSGTKD from the coding sequence GTGACCGAACCCGAGAAAAACGCCTCAGACTCGGAGTTGCGCGCAAGACTGGGTTCCCTGAAGGCCGCTCTCGGGCGTGCCGACGGAAACGAAAAGCCGGGCGCGAGCCCGGCCGGAGAGGACGGCGCCATGGCTGGCGCAATGTCCTCCGGCTTGCGCGCCGCGACGGATCTCGCAGGCGGCATCATCGCAGGCGCCCTGATCGGGATGCTGGCAGACCGGTGGCTGGGAACCTCGCCGTTCCTGCTGATCATCTTTCTGGTGATCGGGGCCATGGCAGGGCTGCGCTCCGTCTATCGGCTCGGTTCGCGTCCGACCTCCGGGTCGAAGGGCAGCGGGACGAAAGACTGA
- a CDS encoding DsbA family protein: MTNRRQLLTATAGLAAAAMLGAPAAQAQADLTTPGPLGDVWIGSPDAKVSIIEYASLTCGHCATFHKDTWPALKAKYIDTGKVRFTLREFPLDPLATAGFMLARCNGNDKYVAMTDLLFAQQKVWAFTDKPVDALSAMVKQAGFTQDSFEACLKRQDIYDAVTVVKDRGAKAGVDSTPTFFINGQKRSGALSIAEFDKILEPLLAG; encoded by the coding sequence ATGACGAACAGGCGACAGCTTCTGACGGCGACGGCCGGACTCGCGGCCGCCGCGATGCTGGGCGCGCCCGCGGCGCAGGCCCAGGCCGACCTCACCACGCCCGGCCCGCTCGGCGATGTCTGGATCGGCTCGCCGGACGCCAAGGTCTCCATCATCGAATACGCCTCGCTGACCTGCGGCCATTGCGCGACCTTCCACAAGGACACCTGGCCGGCGCTGAAGGCGAAGTACATCGACACCGGCAAGGTGCGCTTCACGCTGCGCGAATTCCCGCTCGACCCGCTGGCGACGGCGGGCTTCATGCTGGCGCGCTGCAACGGCAACGACAAATATGTCGCGATGACGGACCTGCTCTTCGCCCAGCAGAAGGTCTGGGCTTTCACCGACAAGCCGGTCGATGCGCTGTCGGCGATGGTGAAGCAGGCCGGTTTCACACAGGATTCGTTTGAGGCCTGCTTGAAAAGGCAGGATATCTATGACGCCGTCACAGTCGTGAAGGATCGTGGGGCCAAGGCCGGTGTCGACTCCACGCCGACCTTCTTCATCAACGGGCAGAAGCGTTCAGGTGCGCTCTCGATCGCCGAATTCGACAAGATCCTCGAGCCGCTCCTGGCGGGCTGA
- a CDS encoding DUF721 domain-containing protein, with protein sequence MAVKPLADLIDDLLAPALAAQGFAGRAVVALWPEIVGERLAARSRPLKIDWPRRRPAPGEASEPATMVVRVEGAFALDMQQLAPIVIERVNTHLGWRAVGKLVLKQGPVDAPVAAVARRPTDPALLARMERQVAGVEGEALRACLARLGAHVAERAARQRPDTAS encoded by the coding sequence ATGGCCGTCAAACCCCTCGCAGACCTGATCGACGATCTGCTGGCGCCGGCGCTGGCCGCGCAGGGCTTTGCCGGGCGGGCCGTCGTGGCACTCTGGCCGGAGATCGTCGGCGAGCGGCTGGCGGCGCGCTCGCGCCCGCTCAAGATCGACTGGCCGCGCCGCCGGCCGGCTCCGGGCGAGGCGTCCGAGCCCGCGACCATGGTGGTTCGGGTCGAAGGGGCCTTCGCGCTCGACATGCAGCAGCTCGCGCCGATCGTGATCGAACGCGTCAACACCCATCTCGGCTGGCGTGCGGTCGGCAAGCTCGTGCTGAAGCAGGGGCCGGTGGACGCTCCGGTCGCGGCAGTCGCACGCCGCCCAACCGATCCCGCTTTGCTGGCGCGCATGGAGCGCCAGGTCGCCGGCGTCGAAGGCGAGGCGCTGCGGGCCTGCCTCGCGCGGCTGGGGGCCCATGTCGCGGAGCGCGCGGCGCGGCAGCGTCCCGACACAGCTTCGTGA